GGTGATTCTGCCAGTCGTAGTGTCGGGCGGGTATCTCTACACAGTCGCACGTGACCAATACGCAAGCCATGTCGGCTTTTCGGTGCGCACAGAGGAAATCGGTTCTGCCATCGAGCTCTTGGGCGGCATCACCGAATTGTCGGGGTCCAGCTCTTCGGACACGGATATTCTCTACGAATTCATCCAGAGCCCGCAAATCGTGCGCGCCGTCCACGATCAACTTGATATGGCACGGATTTACCAGCGCTCCGGCGATCCGGTTTTCACGCTCGGCGACGATACAAGGATCGAGGCGTTGCTGTCCTATTGGCAGCGCATGGTCAAGATTTTCTATGACCGCAGCAGTGGTCTTGTGGAAATCCGCGTGCTCGCCTTTGAGCCGCAAGATGCCAGAGCCGTGGCAGAGGTTGTGTTTGCCGAGAGCAGCAACATGATCAACCAGCTGTCGGCCATCGCCCGCGCCGACGCCATGCGCTACGCCGAAGAAGAACTGGCGCGCGCCGAGGATCGGCTCAAAGTATCCAACCGGTCGCTCACCAGTTTCCGCAACCGGACACAGATCGTCGATCCGGCGGCCGATGTTCAGGGGCAAATGGGTCTGCTGAATTCGCTCAGCGCACAGATGGCTGAGGCACAAATCGAGCTCGAGCTTTTGCTCGATAATGCCAACGAAAGCGACCCGCGCGTCAATCAGGCCAACCGCAAGATTGCGGCGATCCAGAAACTGATCAACGAAGAGCGGTCGGCTTTCGGTGGCGCTTCTGGTGTGTCCGGGGTTCAGCAGTATTCCGAATTGATCGAAGAGTATCAGGCTCTCGAACTCGAGCGGCAATTCGCCGAAAAGAGCTATCTTTCTGCGCTTGCCGCGCGCGACGTTGCCTTGGCCGAAGCGCAGCGGCAATCGCGCTATCTGGCCACCCATATTTCCCCGACCTTGGCCGAAACCGCCGAGTATCCACAGCGCGAATTGCTGTTGCTGATGATCTCAGGCTTCCTGCTCTTGTCTTGGTCGGTCCTGGTGATGGTCTATTACTCCCTGCGCGACAGGCGCTGAGCGGACACGTCCGATGATCGAGATACGCAACCTGTGCAAGACCTTCGTGCTCAACGGGCGGCGCAAGGTGGTTGCTGACAACATTTCCGCGGTTTTCCCGGATCGCACGGCGGTGGCCATTCTCGGTCGTAATGGTGCGGGCAAGTCGAGCCTGCTCAAGATGTTGTCGGGGTCCATGGACCCCGACAGCGGAGAGGTGATCAGCACCGGCACGATTTCTTGGCCAGTGGGCTTTGCCGGTAGCTTCCATCCTGAGATGACCGGGCTACAGAATGTCCGCTTCATTGCCCGGGTATATGGCGTCGATACTGCGGAACTTGTCGATTTCGTCGCTGATTTCGCGGGGCTGGGCCAGCATTTCAACTTGCCGGTGCGCACCTATTCCTCGGGCATGCGCTCGCGCCTCGCGTTTGGGGTGTCGATGGGCATCCACTTTGAAACCTATCTCGTGGACGAGGTGACAGCGGTCGGCGATGCTGCCTTTCGTGAAAAATCCGAATTGCTTTTTGCTGAGCGGATCACGCAGAGCGGGGCGATCATGGTGACGCATAACATGGGGCAGGTTAAACGCCTCTGCTCGCTTGCCGGTGTGCTCGAGGATGGGCATCTCAGCCTTTATGACGATGTCGACGCGGCCATCGCGCACCATCAGGAATTGATGAAAAGCGACAAGGCGGCTTCGGGCTGATTATGCCCTGACCGCGCAAACGTTTCTGTTACACCGGCGTTTTCAGGCGTCCGTGTCACGGGGCACGGGGGCGCGGTTGTCAAAGCCGAATTGCGCCAGAAGAGCCTCGTTATGCGGTCTAAACTGCTCTTCCAGCCAAGCGACCCGTTCTGGATTGCGGCCCATATCCGGTTCCTGCGTGTGGTGAAACGCATTAAGAAACATTTGCTTAATGTCGTCATCAGCACAGGCCGGATCCAGCATGGATGCCGCGATGATATCGCAGTCCTGCATCCTTAAAGAGGGGTTGGTCTCGTGATGCGGAACGTCCCAGACCATATCTTGAGGCTGGCCCAGAACGGTATCGAGAACAGATTTGATGTTGCGATGGCTGTCCAGAATGATCGGCAGCTCGGGAAACAGCTTGCTCCAATTCGTCAGATAGGCGGCGGGCTTCATCGTGTCGATCCGACGTTTGGCAAAGGTCTCGAAATCGCGGCCCCCATAAGGTTTGCGCTCTGCCAGAAAGGTATCGAAAAACTGCTTCATGAATTGCGAATAGTCACCAAACACGAAATCACTGAATGGGCGCAGGAAGACCAGCAGTTGCACAGCAATCCCGGCCTTTTTGGTGATCTCGGCAAGCGCAGTGCCCCGCTTTGACAGCGAATAGAGATCCTCATGACTCAGCACCACCGTATGCGCCCCCTCTGCGAACATGGCGTCGATCTCGGCTTGGCTGATCTCTGCCAGATGCGCAGCATTGCCCGGATGCGAGCCCTCAGGCGCAGGATAGTGAATGCCCTGCCGCAAGAGCGTCTCAGAATTCTGCACCATCACGCGCTGGAGGTAGGTCGAGCCACATTTGGGCGAGCCGATGTGCAGAATGATCTTTTGTGCCATGGTGCAGATATCTAGATTCGTGCAAGCTGTGTGGCAAGCCGATTGGCAAGATCGTCGATCATGTCTTCGGGATGACTGCCTAGATCGCGCAGATCAATCTCGCGTTCAGATTGGCTCACGGGTGCTGCGTGCCATGCGAGGCCAAGTGCGTCGGCCAAATCCGGTGCCGTGGCAGGCACCGACAGGATGGCAGGGCTCAACCGGCTCAGGTCCTTTGGGCCAAATCCATTGGTCACAACCCGTACCCCGGCCGCAGCCATTTCCAGCGGTGGATGGCTGGGATGAGGCGAATACATCAGCGACAATCCCACATCGACGGTACCTAAATAGTCGGGATAATCTTCCCAAGGCAACTTACCGAGGCTCCGCAAAATATGCCCGCCCGGCAGGGCGACATCACTGTGATGCTGGCCGATGGATACAAGCTCGATATCCTCAGGGCCCAAATTCTCTTTGCTGACAAACCGCGCAAGCGCCTCGATTGCGGTGGCATACATATTGCGCGGCACATCTGGCCGCCCATAGAGCGCCAGACGGCGCGGCCCCTTGCCCGCTGCTCGGCGCGCAACATGGCTATAGCGTTCAATGTCGATCGACGGGTGAAACGCCAGAACATCCCCGGTGGCAAAGCCGAACCCCTGCTCGGAAAACCAGTCGCGCAACAGGGTGGTGTTGAACACCGGCTCGAAATCAAAGTGATAGCTGGCCATGGCATCGGCGAATTCCGGGCCCCAGGCATAGAAATGCGGCTCGTAATCCTGAATGAGATAGAGAAACCGGGTTTGCGCCATCTCATGCCGCCGGATCAACCTTTCGGCGACATGCGCGCTCCACCATGCCGTGGCCATGAACATATCCCCGGAATGGAGCGGTAGGGTTTCGTTCTGCACGCCGCAGAGCAGGCTGATGCGCGCGGCTGTCGCTTCCCGGTCCTGCCCCTGCCCAAGGCGCCCCAAAAAAAGCTGCGTGGTGCCCGGAGAGGACATCGGGAGATCGGTGGCAATGAAGCGCACAGGATAACCCCGCACCGCAAGACCCAGCCCGATGTCCAACGCTGTGGCGATCCCGGCAAAGATTTCCGTAGGATTGAGCGTTGGCACCAGAATGTTCAGCGCGGCATGGGGTGCCGAGAACTCCGGCACAAAGCGCGGTTCCTTGCGCAGATCAACAATGCTCTCGTGCTTGACCGGTGGCTTTGCCGGTGCTGTCAGGTTGCGCGGCGGTCGCGGTGACATCCCCGGCGAGAGCGAATAAAGCCGTGTGTCAAATCCGTCGATCGCGCTCTTGAGGCCTGGCCCAAACGCTTCCCGCAGCGTCCAGACGGCACGGCCGATACTGACCACGGCAAATCCCGCTGCGATCCGTGCTAACCCCGCATGCCCCTGCAGGCCCAACACAACCGCATCGCGCAAATGTGTCCCCATGCCGCGCATCCGCCGCAGATAGGGGCGCAGCGGCGCGGTTTTGGCCTCGCCATGGCTCAGGCTGCCATCGGTAACGGCATCGCTCAGCCGGTTATAGGTCGATTGCCCAAGGTATCGCGCCAGCGCATAGGCAGTCGCCTCCTTGCGCATCCACATGGCATCGGGGCGCTTCCAGCGCGGTCCTCGGGGCTGGGTGCGGTCAATCGCGCCCATCACATTGCTCTGATGCTGGCGATAATCAACCAAGGGCGTGTCGATCAGATGCACGCCGCCCGTTGCCGCGGCCAACAGGCCAAGCCAGAGGTCATGGTAAAAATGCACCCCGCTTTGCGGCGGAAAGGGTAGCGCCAACCGCACCAGCCGGGGCCGCATCAGCGTGGTCATGCCAGTGATGTTATTGCGATAGAGCAGGCCGCGCAGACCGGGGTTTTTCTTGCGCCGCTCAAAGGCGAACATCGAGCGGTGCAGCACGGTTGTGCCATCCGGCCCGACGAGGCGCGCATCGCTATGCACAAGATCGGCACCGCTTTTGACCAGGGCTGCAACGCCGCGCTCCAGACGATCCGCATGCCAGATGTCATCCTGATCGCAAAGGGCGATGAGCGCTGCGTCTTCGCCCAGTCCCTCGGCGTCGATCAGGCGTAGCGCCTCGCTTAGCCCCGCCTCAAAGGCGCGCACAGAATCTAGCGCGACATCGCCGGAAACCATCGTCAGCGGCAGGCCCGGTGCTACAGCCATCGCCGTCTCGAGGACCAGATCCTTGGAACAGGTGTCCGCGATAACGGCCACCAAATGACAGTCGGTATGAGTCTGCGCCACAAGCGACTGGATCTGCGCCGCCAGATACTCAGGCTCCGGCTGAAATACAGCCATTATGATGAAAATGCGCGGCGTCATCATGTCCTGAGTGATCGAAATAGTCTCTGCGCTCTAACCGAGCCCTCCTGCCAATGCAAGCTGCGCACGTCCGACATGGGTGGTTCGGCTTGCCTTACCTCTCTTGTCATTCGACCGTAACAGATTTTGCAAGGTTTCTGGGCTGATCCACATCGGTCCCTTTGGCCACGGCGGTGTGATAGGCGATCAACTGTGCGGGCAGGGCATAGAGGATGGGTGCCAGAATGGGATCGGTATCGGGCAGGGTGATGGTCTGCCACACGCAATCGCCTGCCTGCGTCACACCCCGCGCATCCGACACCAGAAGGATACGACCGCCGCGCGCCATAACCTCTTGCATGTTGGAAACGGTCTTGTCGAACAGCGCATCGCAGGGTGCCATAACAACCACCGGCATCGTCTCGTCGATCAGCGCAATTGGTCCATGCTTCAACTCGCCCGAGGCATAGGCCTCGGCATGAATATAACTGATTTCCTTGAGCTTCAGCGCACCCTCCAGCGCCAGTGGATACATCAATCCACGCCCGAGAAACAGCGCACTAGGTGCAGTCGCAAGCTGGCGCGCGATGGCTCTGATCTGTTCGTTGCGCTCCATCGCGGTATTGAACGTGGCGGGCAAGGCGCGCAGCCCGGACAAGAGATCCGCCAGACGTTCCGCCCCGACATGGCCCCGGTCCTGGGCCGCCTTGAGCGCCAAAAGCAGGAGCACGGTCAACTGACAGGTAAAGGCCTTGGTCGAGGCCACGCCAATCTCGGCCCCGGCATGAATCGATAGCGCCAGATCGCTTTCGCGGGCGATGGAACTCTCGGGCACATTGACCACGGACACGATTTTTGCCGCGCGCCCCTGCATATAGCGCAGTGCTGCCAGCGTATCGGCGGTCTCGCCGGATTGGCTGACAAAGAGCGCGGTTGTGCCGGGGCTCACGGGCGGCTCACGATAGCGGAACTCAGAGGCGATATCGACCTCGACCGGCAGGCGTGCCAATTGTTCGAACCAGTATTTCGCAGTGAGACAGGCGTAATAGGCGGTACCGCAGGCCACCAGCGTCAGCCGCTCCACTTTTGCAAAGTCCGGCACGCCTTCTGGCAGGGTCAGGCAGGTTCCATCGCTGCTCAGGTAATGCCCAAGCGCCGCGCCGATCACCGAAGGTTGTTCGGCGATTTCCTTGGCCATGAAATGCCTGTGCCCGGCCTTGTCAACGCGGGCGGCCTCGATCTCGATGGTCTTGATCGGGCGGTTGGCCAGATGGCCATTGACGTCTGTGATCACAAGGCTGTCGCGCGTTACGACGGCAATGTCACCCTCTTCCAGATAGGTGATCCGGTCGGTCATCGGGGCCAGAGCGATGGCGTCTGAGCCCACGAACATCTCACCGTCGCCATGGCCCACGGCCAACGGGCTGCCGCGTCGCGCCGCGACCAAAAGATCAGCCTCGCCTTCAAACAGAAAACAAAGCGCATAGGCCCCCTCTAGCCTCGCGATTGTGGCGCGTGCCGCTTCGACCGGGCCCATGCCCTGCTGCATGAAATGATGCGCAAGAAGGGCCACGGTCTCGGTGTCGGTTTCAGTCTCATGGGCGATACCATGCGAGGCCAGTTCTGCCCGCAGCGCCCGGAAATTCTCGATAATGCCATTATGCACCACGGCCACCGGGCCAGAACGGTGCGGATGCGCATTGGCCTCGGTGGGTGCGCCATGTGTGGCCCAGCGGGTATGGCCAATCCCCGCCTTGCCCGCCAAGGGATGATGGACCAGCAGATCGGCCAGATTCACCAGCTTGCCCACCGCGCGGCGGCGATCTAGGCGCCCGTCGTTGATCGTGGCGATCCCGGCGCTGTCATAGCCGCGATATTCCAGCCGCTTGAGCGCTTCAACCAGCAGCGGTGCCGCCTCGTGATCCCCCAGAACTCCGACAATCCCACACATCAGTTTGATCCTTTGTCGCGTTTTCCGGCGCGTGCTTTCAACATATCGAACAGCTTGCGCGCGCGCCCCGGCATGTCCACCTGCGGTGCGCGTGCAATGGCCAGCGCGTCCGGGGCCACATCGCGCGTAATCACCGATCCCGAGCCGGTCATCGCCCCGTCCCCCAGTGTCACCGGGGCCACCAGCATCGTGTTCGAGCCCACGAAAACCCGCGCACCGATCACCGTTTCATGCTTGCTTACACCGTCGTAATTGCAGGTGATGGTGCCCGCGCCGATATTGCTCTCGTCGCCTACACGCGCATCGCCGATGTAGCTCAGGTGATTGACCTTGGCCCCCTCGCCGATCAGCGCATTCTTCACCTCAACGAAATTGCCAATGCGGGCATGTTCCGCCAATTCGGTGCCGGGGCGCAGGCGGGCATAGGGGCCCACCACCGCGCCACGCGCAACATGACAGCCCTCAAGATGTGAAAAGGCGCGGATATGCGCGCCCGTCTCGACCGTGACGCCGGGGCCAAAGACCACATAAGGCTCGACCAGACTATCGCGGCCCAGCCATGTGTCATAGGCAAACTGCACCGTATCGGGCGCGACAAGCGTCACGCCGGTTTCCAGCGCCTCTGCCCGTTTGCGCGTCTGAAACGCGGCCTCGGCCCGTGCGAGTTCGGCGCGGGAATTGATGCCCATCGTCTCGGCCTCGTCGCAGGTGACAACGGTTGCCGATAACCCCCGCGCCCGCGCCAGACCCACGATGTCGGTCAGGTAATACTCGCCCGCCGCATTCGCATTGCCCACCTCTGAAATCAGATCGAAAAGTAGCGCTGCCGGTGCCAGAACCACGCCGCTATTGCAGAGCGTGATCGCGCGCTCGGCCTCGGTCGCATCCTTGAATTCGACAATTTTAACAAGGTCTTGTCCCTGCATCACCAACCGGCCATAGCGGCCCGGATCAGCCGCCTTGAACCCCAGCACAACAATGTCATGGGCGCTGCGCGCCGCTTGCATCCGTTCCAGCGTTTCAGGCTGAACAAAGGGTGTGTCGCCATAGAGCACCAGCGCATCGCCCGGATAATCCACCAGACGCGGCGCGGCTTGCGCCACCGCATGCGCGGTGCCCAGTTGCTCGGACTGGATCACGATCTCTGCGGTCTCGTCAAAGTCATGGGCCGCTGCACGCACCGCCTCGGCCCCGTGCCCGGCCACCACGATCACTTGATCTGGCTCCAGCGTCGCACCCGCCTGCATGGCATGCCCTAGCATCGGCGCGCCGCCGATAGGATGCAGCACTTTGGGAAGGTCGGAATTCATCCGCGTCCCCTGACCTGCTGCCAATATGATCAGTGCCGTCGCCATTGTGCGCCCTTTGCCCGTATGCCTGTCCGTTTTATCCGGTTGCGGCACAGGTGCAAGGGTGGGGGCTGGCTCAGCTAAAAATCGCCAAGATTATCGACAATTTTAACCTCTCCTTCACGCCAACCGGGTGCTGTAGTCCTGCTGCAACCCATTGCAGCGCAAGGAGGTGAGGAAACTGAGAGAACCCGACTTTCGGAAATGGATGGTTTTACTTGCAGCGGGCACGCTGCTCGTTGGGATCATCCGGCTCTTGATGGGGATCTAACCCCCTGAAAGAAAAGACCCTGCGGAGTAGCAGCTCCGCAGGGTCACGTTTTCGGTGAGGACACTGAAAACCGATTTTCGGATGTCCTGCTTATACCCCAATCCTTACCAAAAAGTAAAGCTGCGCCGGTGCCCCATGCAAAACGCCGCCCCAAAGGGCGGCGTTTGTCGTATCCGGCTGGAAACAGGGTTTAGAACCCGAGGCCAGCGTATTTGTTCTTGAACTTGGACACACGGCCACCGGCATCCATCAGACGCGAGCTGCCACCGGTCCAGGCGGGGTGCACCGTGGGGTCGATGTCAAGCGACAGCGTGTCGCCCTCTTTGCCATAGGTCGAGCGCATCTGAACGATGGTGCCGTCGGTCATCTTGACGTCGATGACGTGATAATCGGGGTGGATGTCTTTTTTCATCGTACCAATCCTTACGCGGAAGCGCCCGATTGGGCCTTGTAGTTGGAATCCTCTGCAATACGCGCAGACTTGCCGCGACGCGAGCGCAGGTAATACAGCTTGGCGCGACGTACGCGACCACGGCGAACAACCTCGATGTTGTCGATGTTGGTCGAATAGAGCGGGAACATACGTTCCACACCTTCGCCAAAGGAAATCTTGCGGACTGTGAATGAACCGGCGATGCCCTTGCCATTCTTCCGGCTGATGCAGACGCCTTCAAAGTTCTGAACGCGGCTACGGGTGCCTTCGGTCACTTTGTAACCGACGCGGATCGTGTCGCCGGCTTTGAAATCGGGAATGGTCTTCCCGAGGGCGGCAATCTGTTCCGCCTCCAACTGAGCGATAATATCCATCGCTTCTCTCCTGATTTGCTTGCGGTTTTTCCCGCAAAGATGTCTCGCGTCCTCAGAGCTCTTGGTCTTCTTCCGGGTCCGCAGATGCGCCCGCCAGAGTTCAGGTCGTCCTTGTCTGTGATCCGTTTGCCGGGGCTGCCGCAGGCGACCGAAGAAAGTCTGGCGGGAGATTTAGCCAATAACAAACGCACCCGGAGCCGCAACCGATTCCAAGCAAGGCGGTGTATAGGCGCAAGCGTGGGCTGGATCAAGCCTTGTCAGGATGGGTTCTGCGGTGTTTTTCCCACAGATCGGGGCGTCGTTCGGCGGTCAGCCGCTCGGACATCGCGCGCCGCCATTCCGCCACCTTGGCGTGATCGCCAGAGGTCAATACCTCGGGGATGACCCGGCCCATCCATTCGGCGGGGCGGGTATAGTGCGGATGCTCCAGCAACCCGTTGGAATGACTTTCTTCTTCCGTGCTCTCGGCATTGCCCAGAACACCGGGCAACAGGCGCACACAGGCGTCGATCATCGCCTGCGCGGCTATTTCACCGCCGGTCATTACGAAATCGCCCAAGGACACCTCTTGGATGCCATAATGCTCGATCACGCGCTCATCCAGCCCCTCGAACCGGCCACAAATAAGGGTGACACCGGGGCGTTGCGACAGGTCTTGTGCCATGGCCTGATCAAACCTACGACCACGCGGGCTCAGGTAAATCAGCGGCCAGCCGGGCGGGGTGCCCGCCATCACCTCGTCAATCGCACGCCCCATCACATCGGCGCGGATCACCATGCCCGCGCCACCCCCGGCGGGCGTATCATCGACATTGCGATGTTTGCCCTCGCCATAGGGGCGCAAGTCAATGGCATCGAGCGCCCAGAGACCGTTTTGCAGCGCACGTCCTGTCAGGCTCTCGCCCAACACACCGGGAAAGGCTTGTGGGACAAGGGTAATCACCCGCGCTGTCCAAACCCCCGCCAGTTCCGGCGTGGGCGTGATCAATTCACGCGGGGTCATGGTGGCACGGATGGATTTGCGCCCGTGCGAGCGGGGTGTGCCGCTCATATCAGGCCTTCGGGCGGATCGGCGATGATGCGCCCTGCGGCCAGATCGACGGTCGGCACCGCTTCGGTGGTAAAGGGCAACAGGATGGTTGCAGACATCCCCGGCGCATGGATTTCCAGAATGTCGGACGCGCCGTGGTTGAGCACGGCCTTGACCCGCCCCAATACCGCGCCGCCGGTGTCATACACCTCAAGCCCGATCAGATCAGCGTGATAGAACTCATCATCCGGCAGATTGGGCAATTGCGCGCGCAGCGCATAGAGCCGAATGCCGCGCAGCGCATCGGCGGCCTCTTTGGTGCTGATGCCAGAAAGTTGCGCGGTCAAACCGTTGGTGGTCTGGCCCGTCAGGGTCACGTCAAAGGCGCGTGCGCCATCCTCGGTGCTCAGCGGGCTATAGGCCGCGATGTCTTCGGGCATGGCGGTAAAGCTCTTGAGCCGCACCTCGCCACGCACGCCGAATGCGCCGCCGATGGCGCCTACGCAAATGCGGTCACTGTCGCTCATGGGGTTGTCTCCGGTTGTGCGGATAGGGGGATGATCCGCTCAATTCCCTTGATGCGCAACAGGGTCATGCTCAGCGCACCTCGGTTGGCAGGGTGGGACGGCGGGTTTCCCATCCGGCCAGCTCTAATTCGGGTGTGTCGCTCGCGGTCTCGGGCCAGCCGACGCACAGATAGGCCACCAGCGCCCAGTCAGCGGGCACTTCAAGATCGCGCGACAACTGCTCAGGATCGAGGATCGACACCCAACCCACGCCCAGGCCCTGCGCGCGCGCCGCCAGCCAGAAATGCGTGATCGCGCCCACCACCGAATAGCGGCGCATCTCTGGCATGGTGCCCGCCCCCAGACCCGCGCCCTTGTCGGTTGCCTCTTCGCAATAAATCGCCAGTTGCACCGGGGCGTCTTGCATCCCCGATAGCTTCAAGCCCGCGTAAACGCGCGCCTTGTCGCTCTCATAGCCCGCCAACGCCTGCGCATTGGCTGTGGTGAAATTCTCTAGCGCCGCAGCGCGCGCGCCGGGCGATTGCACCCGGATCACGCGCCATGGTTCGCTCAGCCCCACAGAGGGCGATAGAAGAAAGGTGTCGAGGCAGTCTTGCAAGACAGCCTCTTCCACCGCGTCCCGGCGAAAGCGGCGCACATCGCGCCGCCATCGCATGAGATCGCGCAGACCGGTCTGGAAGTCCTTGGAAAATTGCGACATTCCAGCGCCTTTCCAGTCTTATTCCTCGGCGGCTGCCTCTTCGGCAGGGGCGTTGGCGGCCTCGGCCTTGGCGGCTTTCTCGGCAGCGCGCTCTTGCGCTTTCTTGCCCGGAACGGCCTTTTTCAGGTTGGCACGCTCTTTCTTGGCAACAATACCTGCGGCTTCCAGCATGCGGCTGATGCGGTCGGTCGGCTGTGCGCCCTGTGCCAGCCAGTGCTGAACGCGCTCGATGTCCATCTTGACGCGATCTTCGCTGTCTTTCGGCAGGAGCGGGTTATAGGTGCCCAGCTTCTCGATAAAGCGGCCATCGCGCGGCATGCGGCTGTCGGCCGCGACGATGCGGTAGAAAGGACGCTTTTTGCTGCCACCACGGGCGAGACGGATTTTCATGGCCATTTGATATTCTCCTTATAATGGCGTGGGTTTGGCGGGGCTCAGGCCCACCTTACGATTGGTGCTTCTGGTGATGTCGGATCACCTCGGCGATGATGAAGTTCA
The nucleotide sequence above comes from Roseovarius mucosus. Encoded proteins:
- the glmS gene encoding glutamine--fructose-6-phosphate transaminase (isomerizing); the protein is MCGIVGVLGDHEAAPLLVEALKRLEYRGYDSAGIATINDGRLDRRRAVGKLVNLADLLVHHPLAGKAGIGHTRWATHGAPTEANAHPHRSGPVAVVHNGIIENFRALRAELASHGIAHETETDTETVALLAHHFMQQGMGPVEAARATIARLEGAYALCFLFEGEADLLVAARRGSPLAVGHGDGEMFVGSDAIALAPMTDRITYLEEGDIAVVTRDSLVITDVNGHLANRPIKTIEIEAARVDKAGHRHFMAKEIAEQPSVIGAALGHYLSSDGTCLTLPEGVPDFAKVERLTLVACGTAYYACLTAKYWFEQLARLPVEVDIASEFRYREPPVSPGTTALFVSQSGETADTLAALRYMQGRAAKIVSVVNVPESSIARESDLALSIHAGAEIGVASTKAFTCQLTVLLLLALKAAQDRGHVGAERLADLLSGLRALPATFNTAMERNEQIRAIARQLATAPSALFLGRGLMYPLALEGALKLKEISYIHAEAYASGELKHGPIALIDETMPVVVMAPCDALFDKTVSNMQEVMARGGRILLVSDARGVTQAGDCVWQTITLPDTDPILAPILYALPAQLIAYHTAVAKGTDVDQPRNLAKSVTVE
- the trmD gene encoding tRNA (guanosine(37)-N1)-methyltransferase TrmD; the encoded protein is MSGTPRSHGRKSIRATMTPRELITPTPELAGVWTARVITLVPQAFPGVLGESLTGRALQNGLWALDAIDLRPYGEGKHRNVDDTPAGGGAGMVIRADVMGRAIDEVMAGTPPGWPLIYLSPRGRRFDQAMAQDLSQRPGVTLICGRFEGLDERVIEHYGIQEVSLGDFVMTGGEIAAQAMIDACVRLLPGVLGNAESTEEESHSNGLLEHPHYTRPAEWMGRVIPEVLTSGDHAKVAEWRRAMSERLTAERRPDLWEKHRRTHPDKA
- a CDS encoding ABC transporter ATP-binding protein produces the protein MIEIRNLCKTFVLNGRRKVVADNISAVFPDRTAVAILGRNGAGKSSLLKMLSGSMDPDSGEVISTGTISWPVGFAGSFHPEMTGLQNVRFIARVYGVDTAELVDFVADFAGLGQHFNLPVRTYSSGMRSRLAFGVSMGIHFETYLVDEVTAVGDAAFREKSELLFAERITQSGAIMVTHNMGQVKRLCSLAGVLEDGHLSLYDDVDAAIAHHQELMKSDKAASG
- a CDS encoding glycosyltransferase, yielding MAVFQPEPEYLAAQIQSLVAQTHTDCHLVAVIADTCSKDLVLETAMAVAPGLPLTMVSGDVALDSVRAFEAGLSEALRLIDAEGLGEDAALIALCDQDDIWHADRLERGVAALVKSGADLVHSDARLVGPDGTTVLHRSMFAFERRKKNPGLRGLLYRNNITGMTTLMRPRLVRLALPFPPQSGVHFYHDLWLGLLAAATGGVHLIDTPLVDYRQHQSNVMGAIDRTQPRGPRWKRPDAMWMRKEATAYALARYLGQSTYNRLSDAVTDGSLSHGEAKTAPLRPYLRRMRGMGTHLRDAVVLGLQGHAGLARIAAGFAVVSIGRAVWTLREAFGPGLKSAIDGFDTRLYSLSPGMSPRPPRNLTAPAKPPVKHESIVDLRKEPRFVPEFSAPHAALNILVPTLNPTEIFAGIATALDIGLGLAVRGYPVRFIATDLPMSSPGTTQLFLGRLGQGQDREATAARISLLCGVQNETLPLHSGDMFMATAWWSAHVAERLIRRHEMAQTRFLYLIQDYEPHFYAWGPEFADAMASYHFDFEPVFNTTLLRDWFSEQGFGFATGDVLAFHPSIDIERYSHVARRAAGKGPRRLALYGRPDVPRNMYATAIEALARFVSKENLGPEDIELVSIGQHHSDVALPGGHILRSLGKLPWEDYPDYLGTVDVGLSLMYSPHPSHPPLEMAAAGVRVVTNGFGPKDLSRLSPAILSVPATAPDLADALGLAWHAAPVSQSEREIDLRDLGSHPEDMIDDLANRLATQLARI
- the rpmE gene encoding 50S ribosomal protein L31, with amino-acid sequence MKKDIHPDYHVIDVKMTDGTIVQMRSTYGKEGDTLSLDIDPTVHPAWTGGSSRLMDAGGRVSKFKNKYAGLGF
- the rimM gene encoding ribosome maturation factor RimM (Essential for efficient processing of 16S rRNA), with amino-acid sequence MSDSDRICVGAIGGAFGVRGEVRLKSFTAMPEDIAAYSPLSTEDGARAFDVTLTGQTTNGLTAQLSGISTKEAADALRGIRLYALRAQLPNLPDDEFYHADLIGLEVYDTGGAVLGRVKAVLNHGASDILEIHAPGMSATILLPFTTEAVPTVDLAAGRIIADPPEGLI
- the rplS gene encoding 50S ribosomal protein L19 — translated: MDIIAQLEAEQIAALGKTIPDFKAGDTIRVGYKVTEGTRSRVQNFEGVCISRKNGKGIAGSFTVRKISFGEGVERMFPLYSTNIDNIEVVRRGRVRRAKLYYLRSRRGKSARIAEDSNYKAQSGASA
- a CDS encoding sugar transporter, whose translation is MIWVILPVVVSGGYLYTVARDQYASHVGFSVRTEEIGSAIELLGGITELSGSSSSDTDILYEFIQSPQIVRAVHDQLDMARIYQRSGDPVFTLGDDTRIEALLSYWQRMVKIFYDRSSGLVEIRVLAFEPQDARAVAEVVFAESSNMINQLSAIARADAMRYAEEELARAEDRLKVSNRSLTSFRNRTQIVDPAADVQGQMGLLNSLSAQMAEAQIELELLLDNANESDPRVNQANRKIAAIQKLINEERSAFGGASGVSGVQQYSELIEEYQALELERQFAEKSYLSALAARDVALAEAQRQSRYLATHISPTLAETAEYPQRELLLLMISGFLLLSWSVLVMVYYSLRDRR
- the glmU gene encoding bifunctional UDP-N-acetylglucosamine diphosphorylase/glucosamine-1-phosphate N-acetyltransferase GlmU, translating into MATALIILAAGQGTRMNSDLPKVLHPIGGAPMLGHAMQAGATLEPDQVIVVAGHGAEAVRAAAHDFDETAEIVIQSEQLGTAHAVAQAAPRLVDYPGDALVLYGDTPFVQPETLERMQAARSAHDIVVLGFKAADPGRYGRLVMQGQDLVKIVEFKDATEAERAITLCNSGVVLAPAALLFDLISEVGNANAAGEYYLTDIVGLARARGLSATVVTCDEAETMGINSRAELARAEAAFQTRKRAEALETGVTLVAPDTVQFAYDTWLGRDSLVEPYVVFGPGVTVETGAHIRAFSHLEGCHVARGAVVGPYARLRPGTELAEHARIGNFVEVKNALIGEGAKVNHLSYIGDARVGDESNIGAGTITCNYDGVSKHETVIGARVFVGSNTMLVAPVTLGDGAMTGSGSVITRDVAPDALAIARAPQVDMPGRARKLFDMLKARAGKRDKGSN